From the Theobroma cacao cultivar B97-61/B2 chromosome 2, Criollo_cocoa_genome_V2, whole genome shotgun sequence genome, one window contains:
- the LOC108660659 gene encoding uncharacterized protein LOC108660659, with translation MKIFCQGDLSTPQLQEVISINFEGKEIGWWEGDLKTTIKWMFEEMVGYCNLRLSDTFELMEIWTNNPQRILPFKYLEFLEVYDCSTLRYLFTLSMALGLPQLRALNVKNCIVMEHIIIEEEPDEQVANMTVFPLLWSVTLESCADLASFYQGSKLLEFPSLGILKVVGCPRMLAFASAFSREQRTEMIDDIDGGNTTRLFKGITDSVFFDNVVAFPRLYSLRVEGMGKWRKIWDDNVTVNSFCELEFL, from the exons ATGAAGATTTTTTGCCAAGGAGATTTAAGCACACCACAACTGCAAGAAGTAATATCCATAAACTTTGAAGGTAAAGAAATAGGGTGGTGGGAAGGCGATCTTAAAACTACTATAAAATGGATGTTTGAAGAAATG GTTGGATACTGCAATTTAAGACTCTCTGATACTTTTGAGTTGATGGAGATATGGACAAACAATCCTCAAAGAATTCTACCCTtcaaatatcttgaatttttaGAAGTTTATGATTGTAGCACCTTGAGGTACCTTTTTACACTTTCCATGGCTTTGGGCCTACCACAACTTCGTGCGCTGAACGTAAAAAATTGCATTGTGATGGAACATATCATCATAGAGGAAGAACCAGATGAACAAGTAGCAAATATGACTGTGTTCCCTCTGCTATGGTCTGTAACTCTTGAATCTTGCGCAGACTTGGCAAGTTTCTATCAAGGAAGTAAATTACTGGAATTTCCATCCTTGGGAATACTTAAAGTGGTTGGTTGTCCCCGAATGCTTGCATTTGCATCTGCATTTTCAAGAGAGCAAAGAACAGAAATGATTGATGATATTGACGGAGGAAATACAACAAGGCTTTTCAAGGGAATTACCGATAGTGTCTTTTTCGATAATGTG GTGGCATTCCCTCGTTTATATTCTTTACGAGTCGAAGGCATGGGGAAATGGAGGAAAATATGGGATGATAATGTCACTGTGAATTCATTTTGTGAATTGGAATTCCTCTAG
- the LOC108660596 gene encoding disease resistance protein At4g27190-like isoform X1, with protein MDAKKALPIDVLEEIEAWNLFKETAENDFKDSELRSVATEVAKKCAGLPVAIVTVARALRSKELYAWKDALAQLQRPSPSDMQSGVPAAVYSAIELSYNNLKSEELKQTFLLCGLLGHNARAEDLVRYGMGLRLFENVDTVEDTRNRVLTLDYRSSLASALKTNWGALLPHLSMSWHSSVKRWSSLAWRT; from the exons ATGGATGCTAAGAAGGCTTTACCGATCGATGTTTTGGAAGAAATAGAAGCTTGGAACCTGTTTAAGGAGACGGCTGAGAACGATTTTAAAGATTCTGAGTTACGATCTGTAGCAACTGAGGTGGCCAAAAAGTGTGCAGGATTACCCGTCGCCATTGTGACAGTTGCAAGAGCATTGAGAAGCAAAGAGTTATATGCCTGGAAGGATGCTCTTGCGCAACTTCAGAGGCCTTCTCCAAGCGACATGCAATCAGGGGTACCAGCAGCTGTATATTCAGCTATAGAGCTGAGTtacaataatttaaaaagtgAAGAACTCAAACAGACTTTCTTGCTTTGCGGTCTACTAGGCCATAACGCTCGTGCTGAAGACTTGGTGAGATATGGCATGGGTTTAcgtttatttgaaaatgtgGACACAGTAGAAGACACGCGAAACAGAGTGTTGACACTG GATTACCGGAGCTCATTAGCTTCTGCTCTAAAAACAAATTGGGGTGCTCTACTTCCACACCTCAGCATGAGTTGGCACTCTTCGGTGAAGAG GTGGAGTTCCCTTGCTTGGAGAACCTAG
- the LOC108660596 gene encoding disease resistance protein At4g27190-like isoform X2, translating to MDAKKALPIDVLEEIEAWNLFKETAENDFKDSELRSVATEVAKKCAGLPVAIVTVARALRSKELYAWKDALAQLQRPSPSDMQSGVPAAVYSAIELSYNNLKSEELKQTFLLCGLLGHNARAEDLVRYGMGLRLFENVDTVEDTRNRVLTLGQPYICIET from the exons ATGGATGCTAAGAAGGCTTTACCGATCGATGTTTTGGAAGAAATAGAAGCTTGGAACCTGTTTAAGGAGACGGCTGAGAACGATTTTAAAGATTCTGAGTTACGATCTGTAGCAACTGAGGTGGCCAAAAAGTGTGCAGGATTACCCGTCGCCATTGTGACAGTTGCAAGAGCATTGAGAAGCAAAGAGTTATATGCCTGGAAGGATGCTCTTGCGCAACTTCAGAGGCCTTCTCCAAGCGACATGCAATCAGGGGTACCAGCAGCTGTATATTCAGCTATAGAGCTGAGTtacaataatttaaaaagtgAAGAACTCAAACAGACTTTCTTGCTTTGCGGTCTACTAGGCCATAACGCTCGTGCTGAAGACTTGGTGAGATATGGCATGGGTTTAcgtttatttgaaaatgtgGACACAGTAGAAGACACGCGAAACAGAGTGTTGACACTG GGACAACCATACATTTGCATTGAAACATGA
- the LOC108660660 gene encoding uncharacterized protein LOC108660660 translates to MYRTIKESYWWSGMKRNIAEFVAKYLTCQQIKAEHQKLSGTLQPLPIPEWKWEHVTMDFVLGLPRTQSGKDVIWADGQSERTIQTLKDMLRACVIDFIGSWDRHLPLVEFAYNNSFQSSIGMAPYEALYERKCRTPLCWDEVGERKLFNAKLIDLTNDKIKIGLVAYRLELPLELNQIHNVFHVSMLKKYVPDPSHILEAPPIELQEDLKFEVQPVCILDRKDRVLRNKDIPMIKVLWKNARMKEMTWEVEDQMRNQYPHLFSESSK, encoded by the exons GGTCGGGCATGAAACGAAacatagcagagtttgtagcgaaatatctcacatgccaacaaaTTAAGGCGGAACATCAGAAACTATCGGGTACTCTTCAACCTTTACCTATccctgaatggaagtgggagcacgtgactatggactttgtactGGGTTTACCACGGACACAGAGTGGGAAAGATgttatttgg GCAGATGGTCAATCTGAAAGGACCATTCAGACTCTAAAGGATATGctacgggcttgtgtcattgactttattgggagttgggacagacacttGCCGTTGGTGGAGTTCGCATATAACAAtagttttcagtctagtattgggatggcaccatacgaggctttgTATGAGAGAAAGTGTCGAACTCCACTCTgctgggatgaagtgggtgagagGAAATTGTTTAATGCAAAACTGATTgatctaactaatgacaagatcaag ATTGGGCTAGTGGCATATAGACTAGAATTACCCCTAGAGTTGAATCAGATTCACAATGTCTTCCATGTCTCGATGCTGAAGAAGTATGTACCTGATCCCTCCCATATCCTCGAGGCACCTCCGATTGAGTTGcaagaagatttgaagtttgagGTGCAACCCGTATGTATTTTAGaccgaaaggatcgagtgttGAGGAATAAGGACATTCCAATGATTAAGGTGTTGTGGAAAAATGCTCGGATGAaggagatgacgtgggaagttGAGGAccagatgagaaaccaatacccgcatcttTTCTCCGAGTCtagtaagtga